A stretch of the Chlamydiales bacterium STE3 genome encodes the following:
- a CDS encoding Efflux pump periplasmic linker BepF (Product derived from UniProtKB/Swiss-Prot:Q8FWV8;Gene name derived from UniProtKB/Swiss-Prot:Q8FWV8) — protein sequence MPLLQFLIFMLCFSACEKNKEHPRPSAVEVTTFKVQEETIPAVFEYVGVVQSSHPVEIRARVEGYLDKIAYQEGDIVKKGQLLFQIDSRPFIAALDNAKGQLARNEAELWEAQRAVERFRPLYEKKAASKRDLDNATAQLLASEANVASAKAQIREAELNLSYTVIRSPINGASNKSNYREGALITPGANGLLTTLYVIDPIWAYFNVSEGDLLKYREEVLKEQLKYPSDMNFDVQLILSDGSTFESKGKVNFADPSLQQTTGTMLVRAEFINPDNQLKPGQFVRAKVLGAIRPHAIVIPQKAVLQGQDGMYVYVVNPEGKAERRAIVPGDWYKTYWIIKAGLKADEQVIVDGINKVQNGVALTIKKAEVFHEDSEKK from the coding sequence ATGCCGCTTCTTCAATTTCTCATTTTTATGCTTTGCTTTTCTGCTTGTGAAAAAAATAAAGAACACCCTCGCCCTTCGGCAGTAGAAGTCACAACCTTTAAAGTACAAGAAGAAACGATCCCTGCCGTGTTTGAATATGTGGGCGTCGTCCAAAGTTCGCATCCTGTTGAAATTCGCGCGCGGGTGGAAGGGTATCTAGACAAAATTGCTTACCAAGAAGGCGATATTGTTAAAAAAGGACAGCTTCTCTTTCAGATTGACTCTCGGCCTTTTATCGCAGCCTTAGATAACGCCAAAGGCCAGCTGGCACGCAATGAAGCTGAGCTTTGGGAAGCCCAAAGAGCTGTGGAGCGTTTTAGACCGCTTTATGAAAAAAAAGCGGCGAGTAAACGTGACTTAGACAATGCTACAGCACAGCTCCTGGCTTCTGAGGCAAACGTAGCTTCTGCCAAAGCTCAAATACGCGAAGCAGAACTCAACCTTAGCTATACTGTAATCCGCTCTCCCATTAATGGTGCTTCTAACAAATCGAATTACAGAGAAGGAGCATTAATTACACCTGGGGCTAATGGACTGCTGACAACTCTTTATGTCATCGATCCCATTTGGGCCTATTTTAACGTTTCTGAAGGAGATCTCTTAAAGTACCGCGAAGAAGTTCTCAAAGAACAGCTGAAATACCCTTCCGATATGAACTTTGATGTACAGCTTATTTTATCTGATGGCAGCACCTTTGAAAGTAAGGGAAAAGTGAATTTTGCGGATCCATCTCTCCAACAGACCACAGGAACCATGCTCGTCAGAGCAGAGTTTATAAATCCTGACAATCAACTAAAGCCAGGCCAATTTGTACGTGCTAAAGTGTTAGGGGCTATTCGTCCTCATGCAATTGTCATTCCACAAAAAGCCGTTTTACAAGGACAAGATGGCATGTATGTTTACGTCGTTAATCCAGAAGGCAAGGCAGAGCGTCGAGCCATTGTGCCCGGAGATTGGTATAAAACCTATTGGATTATCAAGGCCGGATTAAAAGCGGACGAGCAGGTGATCGTCGATGGAATCAATAAGGTGCAAAATGGCGTGGCTTTGACAATCAAAAAAGCTGAAGTCTTTCATGAGGACTCAGAGAAAAAATGA